In Candidatus Saccharimonadales bacterium, the sequence TGGAGAACCGTATAGACTGTCTCTAGGGTGCTGAGCCCAGTTTTGGGGTGTTTGTCGACAGGGACCCCTCGTCCGTTGTCAGTAATCGTGATACCACCATCCTCTAAAAGGACGATGTCTACCCGGCTAGCAAAACCGGCGATTGCTTCATCGATCGAGTTATCGGCGATTTCTTTAATAAGATGATGCAAACCATCATACCCAGTACTTCCGATATACATACCGGGTCGTTTACGTACTGGCTCTAACCCCTCTAAAACCTGTATTTGTGACGCATCATATGAGTCACCAGCTTGTTTTTGTTTAGCCATGTTCCCTCACTATCCAGACATTTCAGCTATTTACAATGTTTCTATTATAACGAATAAATTGTGTTCACTCAAGCTCTTGTATTGAACATATTTCTTATGCTAATATTCTATCAAGAGGTGAAAAAATCAAAAATAATAGGCAAAAAATGAACTATGTTTAGGAAAATAGTCTCCAACTTACCATTTAGCCCTGCGCTCGTAGGGCAGCTTGGTTTTTATGCCAAACGGCTTCGCAAAGAAGAGTCAACCCGTCGCATTGGCCTTATATTTACAGCACTTGCTCTGGTGGTGCAAGCATTTGCGGTCTTTTCGCCCCCTGAGTCTGCCAACGCCGCAAATGGCAATAATATTATCTACGGGGGCTTTACAAGCAAGGAGCAGTTCTTGTCTATGTATGATCAAAACCGTGACAGCGCAGGTCACACAGACCTTCAGCAGATTTACACGCAATTTGGCATTACGCGCCAAGATATCCTTAATAGCGCCCAAGGAAGCTTTAATTCACGTGATTTTAATCTGACAATCAAAAGTGTTGGGCGTTCAACCTATGACTGGCAACGAACCCCCATCGCCATTGGCGGTACATCAACTACCGTTTACGAAAGCCAGCTTTACAAGTTTGATTCCACCTCCTGGACAACTGTTCATGGATCTGCGTATCCTGCGCTCATTGGCAAGCGAGCCTCTGATGGACAGTGGTTCGCCATCATGATGGGATGTGGAAACCCAGCATATCTTAACCTCCCCCCTCCCCCACCTCAGCCTGTCGCAGCCTGCTCATCGCTGACGATTACCCCTGTATCACGAACTCGCTTTGCCTTTACGGGAAAGGCATCCACAAGCAATGGCGCAAGCGTATCAAGCTATGCATATAGCATTAAAGACAATAGTGGCAAAATAATCGATACACGCAGTGTTGCAAGCACGCAGCTCACCAATTCTCTTAACTACGACTTTGCAAAAGACGGAGCGTACACAGTTGCCCTCACTGTGAACACGAGTGTTGGCGCTAAGACAGGCGCAAATTGTCAAAAACCGCTCACCGTGAGTCCAGAGCCGCGCTGCCCTCTCAATCCGGACCTCGTTGCCAGCAACCCGGACTGCAAACCATGCGAAGATGATTCAACCATTTGGTATAAAGACAAGAACTGCAAGTCGACCTTTGAGTTAAGCAAAACGGTTAAAAACGTTACTCAGCT encodes:
- a CDS encoding isopeptide-forming domain-containing fimbrial protein; protein product: MFRKIVSNLPFSPALVGQLGFYAKRLRKEESTRRIGLIFTALALVVQAFAVFSPPESANAANGNNIIYGGFTSKEQFLSMYDQNRDSAGHTDLQQIYTQFGITRQDILNSAQGSFNSRDFNLTIKSVGRSTYDWQRTPIAIGGTSTTVYESQLYKFDSTSWTTVHGSAYPALIGKRASDGQWFAIMMGCGNPAYLNLPPPPPQPVAACSSLTITPVSRTRFAFTGKASTSNGASVSSYAYSIKDNSGKIIDTRSVASTQLTNSLNYDFAKDGAYTVALTVNTSVGAKTGANCQKPLTVSPEPRCPLNPDLVASNPDCKPCEDDSTIWYKDKNCKSTFELSKTVKNVTQLKDNADGTTANPGDRLEYRLSVKNTGKTTGSYAIEDNMADVLEYADMIDTGGGTLTKKDAFTPVEKVNIITWAPLSIKPGETVQKIISVQIKSTIPATPKSVGNPESYNCRLVNDFSGHPTTIMVNCPTPKAVEQVVGELPKTGATENMIVAGVALAIITYFYARARQMKKEVRLIRKDLNAGTI